A region from the Neomonachus schauinslandi chromosome 2, ASM220157v2, whole genome shotgun sequence genome encodes:
- the LOC110591512 gene encoding histone deacetylase complex subunit SAP18-like — protein sequence MVVQSRVTQEEIKEPEKPIDREKTWPLLLRVFTTNKGRRHRMDEFSLRNVPSSELQIYTWKDATLKEARKKGTHFNFAIVFTDPKRPGYGVKEIGSTMSGRKGTDDSMTLQSQKFQIGDYLDIAVTPPNQAPPPSGT from the coding sequence ATGGTGGTGCAGTCTCGCGTTACCCAAGAGGAAATTAAGGAGCCGGAGAAACCGATCGATCGGGAGAAAACATGGCCGCTGCTACTGCGTGTTTTTACCACCAATAAGGGCCGCCGCCACCGAATGGACGAGTTTTCCCTCAGAAACGTACCGTCCAGCGAGCTGCAGATCTACACTTGGAAGGATGCAACTTTGAAAGAAGCTAGAAAGAAGGGCACACACTTCAATTTTGCAATTGTTTTTACAGATCCTAAAAGGCCTGGCTATGGAGTAAAGGAGATTGGCAGCACCATGTCTGGGAGGAAGGGGACTGATGACTCCATGACCCTGCAGTCACAGAAGTTCCAAATAGGAGACTATCTGGACATAGCAGTCACACCTCCAAATCAGGCACCACCTCCCTCAGGCACATGA